In Actinoplanes derwentensis, the following proteins share a genomic window:
- a CDS encoding sodium-translocating pyrophosphatase, translated as MSGGSIDLAAEGGGASLSGSNITFVVVALVFALVALGFAAAFVQSVLRTARGTPKMQEIAGAVQEGASAYLFRQFKTLAIFVVIAVVLLYLLPVHETDNETLVKIGRSLFFIVGAVFSSFIGGAGMALATRANVRVAAAASEEGGREKAMGIAFRTGGVVGFLTVGLGLFGGALVVLIFRGDAPTVLEGFGFGAALLAMFMRVGGGIFTKAADVGADLVGKVEKGIPEDDPRNAATIADNVGDNVGDCAGMAADLFESYAVTLVAALILGSAAFGQDGLIFPLIVSTIGVLIAIIGVFITRLRASDRNGLTAINRAFYISAVISAVAVAAVSFVYLPNTFAGFGDASIDADILNSGQNPQIVAIGAVVIGIVLAAAIQALTGYFTETNRRPVQDIGKSSQTGAATVVLAGISVGLESAVYSALLLGAGVFGAYLLGGTSLTLSLFAVALAGTGLLTTVGVIVAMDTFGPISDNAQGIAEMSGDVDERGAKILTELDAVGNTTKAITKGIAIATAVLAATALFGSYTNSLASSMTAAGVTDVGAEILAQLNISNPRALVGLLIGSAVVFLFSGLAINAVSRSAGAVVMEVRRQFREFPGIMDYTQRPEYGRVVDICTRDAQRELLTPGLLAIMAPIAVGFGLGPGALAAYLAGAIGTGTLMAVFLSNSGGAWDNAKKLVEDGAFGGKGSEAHAATVIGDTVGDPFKDTAGPAINPLLKVMNLVSLLIAPAVVTWSYGADANPALRIGIAVLAVAVVTAAVVWSKRKPIAIGDESSAAASAGATDTAKAVQDARTTESSRVKDNV; from the coding sequence ATGTCCGGAGGCTCGATAGACCTCGCCGCCGAGGGTGGCGGAGCATCCCTGAGCGGTTCAAACATCACTTTCGTCGTCGTCGCGCTGGTGTTCGCCCTGGTCGCGTTGGGGTTTGCAGCCGCGTTCGTCCAATCGGTGCTGCGGACGGCCCGCGGCACACCGAAGATGCAGGAGATCGCGGGCGCCGTGCAGGAGGGCGCTTCGGCGTACCTCTTCCGGCAGTTCAAGACACTCGCGATCTTCGTCGTCATCGCCGTCGTCCTGCTCTACCTCCTACCGGTGCACGAGACCGACAACGAGACCCTGGTCAAGATCGGTCGCTCGTTGTTCTTCATCGTCGGCGCGGTCTTCAGTTCGTTCATCGGCGGTGCCGGCATGGCGCTGGCGACCCGGGCGAACGTGCGGGTCGCCGCGGCCGCCAGTGAGGAGGGTGGCCGGGAGAAAGCGATGGGCATCGCCTTCCGTACCGGCGGCGTGGTCGGTTTCCTCACCGTCGGCCTCGGCCTGTTCGGTGGCGCGCTGGTCGTGCTGATCTTCCGCGGTGACGCCCCCACGGTCCTGGAGGGCTTCGGGTTCGGCGCCGCGCTGCTGGCCATGTTCATGCGAGTCGGCGGCGGCATCTTCACCAAGGCCGCGGACGTCGGCGCGGACCTGGTCGGCAAGGTCGAGAAGGGCATCCCGGAGGACGACCCGCGCAACGCCGCGACCATCGCCGACAACGTGGGCGACAACGTCGGCGACTGTGCCGGCATGGCCGCCGACCTCTTCGAGTCCTATGCGGTCACGCTGGTCGCGGCCCTGATCCTGGGTTCGGCCGCGTTCGGTCAGGACGGTCTGATCTTCCCGCTGATCGTCTCCACGATCGGTGTGCTGATCGCGATCATCGGGGTCTTCATCACCCGGCTGCGGGCCAGTGACCGCAACGGTCTCACCGCGATCAACCGGGCCTTCTACATCTCGGCCGTCATCTCGGCGGTCGCGGTGGCCGCGGTCAGCTTCGTCTACCTGCCGAACACCTTCGCCGGTTTCGGTGACGCCAGCATCGACGCGGACATCCTGAACAGCGGTCAGAACCCGCAGATCGTCGCGATCGGCGCGGTCGTGATCGGCATCGTGCTGGCCGCCGCCATCCAGGCGCTGACCGGCTACTTCACCGAGACCAACAGGCGCCCGGTGCAGGACATCGGCAAGTCGTCGCAGACCGGTGCGGCCACCGTGGTCCTGGCGGGCATCAGTGTCGGCCTGGAGTCGGCGGTCTACTCGGCGCTGCTGCTCGGTGCCGGTGTCTTCGGCGCGTACCTGCTCGGCGGCACCTCACTGACGCTGTCGCTGTTCGCGGTGGCGCTGGCCGGTACCGGTCTGCTCACCACTGTCGGTGTCATCGTCGCGATGGACACGTTCGGCCCGATCTCGGACAACGCGCAGGGCATCGCCGAGATGTCCGGTGACGTCGACGAGCGGGGCGCGAAGATCCTCACCGAGCTGGACGCGGTCGGCAACACCACCAAGGCGATCACCAAGGGCATCGCGATCGCCACCGCGGTGCTCGCGGCCACGGCGCTGTTCGGGTCGTACACCAACAGCCTGGCCAGCTCGATGACCGCGGCCGGGGTGACCGACGTCGGCGCCGAGATCCTGGCGCAGCTCAACATCTCCAACCCGCGCGCGCTGGTCGGCTTGCTGATCGGTTCGGCAGTGGTGTTCCTCTTCTCCGGCCTGGCGATCAACGCGGTGTCCCGGTCGGCCGGTGCCGTCGTGATGGAGGTCCGCCGCCAGTTCCGCGAGTTCCCCGGGATCATGGATTACACCCAGCGCCCGGAGTACGGCCGGGTGGTCGACATCTGCACCCGGGACGCGCAGCGTGAGCTGCTCACTCCCGGTCTGCTGGCGATCATGGCCCCGATCGCGGTGGGCTTCGGCCTGGGCCCGGGAGCACTGGCCGCCTACCTGGCCGGTGCGATCGGTACCGGCACGCTGATGGCGGTCTTCCTGTCCAACTCCGGTGGCGCGTGGGACAACGCGAAGAAGCTGGTGGAGGACGGGGCGTTCGGTGGCAAGGGTTCCGAGGCGCACGCCGCCACGGTCATCGGCGACACCGTCGGCGACCCGTTCAAGGATACCGCCGGCCCGGCCATCAACCCGCTGCTCAAGGTGATGAACCTGGTCTCGCTGCTGATCGCCCCGGCTGTGGTGACCTGGAGCTACGGCGCGGACGCGAACCCGGCGCTGCGGATCGGTATCGCAGTGCTCGCGGTGGCGGTGGTGACCGCCGCGGTGGTGTGGAGCAAGCGCAAGCCGATCGCGATCGGTGACGAAAGTTCGGCGGCCGCGTCCGCCGGGGCCACCGACACGGCCAAGGCGGTGCAGGACGCTCGGACCACCGAGTCGTCCCGGGTCAAGGACAACGTCTGA
- a CDS encoding ATP-binding protein codes for MMATVRLSFSPAPVHVRTARLVGVAVARRAGVAEELLDEVRLAIGEACTRAVTLHRQYGLTELVTVEMSDADSYTVRVIDHAPIEASVGLTKLPPDDLADESLTDDALTTGVGFALLAGFVDDLQVRPVDDGPGTEVRMVWPVTRR; via the coding sequence GTGATGGCTACCGTCCGACTCTCCTTCTCTCCGGCCCCGGTGCATGTGCGCACCGCCCGTCTCGTCGGTGTCGCTGTCGCGCGCCGCGCCGGGGTCGCGGAGGAGTTGCTCGACGAGGTCCGCCTGGCGATCGGTGAGGCCTGCACCCGGGCGGTCACCCTGCATCGCCAGTACGGCTTGACCGAGCTCGTCACCGTGGAGATGTCCGATGCGGATTCCTACACGGTCCGGGTGATCGACCACGCCCCGATCGAGGCGAGCGTGGGTCTGACGAAGCTGCCGCCGGACGATCTGGCCGACGAGTCGCTGACCGATGACGCTCTCACCACCGGTGTCGGCTTCGCGCTGCTCGCCGGTTTTGTCGATGACCTTCAGGTGCGCCCGGTGGACGACGGCCCCGGCACCGAGGTCCGGATGGTCTGGCCGGTCACCCGCCGCTGA
- a CDS encoding STAS domain-containing protein produces the protein MELSLTTRTVAEHTVLEVGGEVDVYTAPRLRERLIELVDAGARNVVVDLERVDFLDSTGLGVLVGALKRLRTAHGTFGLVCAKEPLLKIFRITALDQVFPIFPTVEVATERDGSGPAS, from the coding sequence ATGGAGCTGTCACTCACCACCCGGACCGTCGCCGAGCACACTGTGCTCGAGGTCGGCGGAGAGGTGGATGTCTATACCGCCCCCCGTCTGCGCGAGCGTCTCATCGAGCTGGTGGATGCGGGTGCGCGCAATGTCGTGGTGGATCTGGAGCGAGTCGACTTCCTCGACTCCACCGGGCTCGGCGTGCTGGTCGGCGCCCTGAAGCGGCTGCGTACCGCGCACGGGACCTTCGGGCTGGTGTGCGCGAAGGAGCCGTTGCTCAAGATTTTCCGGATCACCGCGCTGGATCAGGTCTTCCCGATCTTCCCGACGGTCGAGGTGGCCACCGAACGCGACGGCAGCGGTCCCGCTTCGTGA
- a CDS encoding DEAD/DEAH box helicase, with translation MQCVTSTAFGPTELLHRLRARTTFSAVSPVTHIERVPAREGRTAPWPTWTDPAVRDAFTAQGVTAPWEHQAAAATLAREGTHVVLATGTASGKSLAYQLPAINALAEDPKATVLYLSPTKALAADQLRALRRLGLDGIRPATFDGDTPREEREWIRQHSRFLLTNPDMLHHSLLPGHGRWGVFLRRLRYVVIDECHTYRGVFGSHVAHVLRRLRRATARYGSSPTFILASATSGDPAGSASRLTGLPVTAVTEDASPSGAVTFALWEPPLLPVSSASSVSSPSSASEDLEDAPPIRRSALRETADLLTDSVIAGTRTLAFIRSRRGAEVVASLARQSLNEAVPGLGDRVAAYRGGYLREDRRAIERALLSGELLGLASTNALELGVDLAGLDAVLICGYPGTRASLWQQAGRAGRSGQEALAVLIARDDPLDTYLVHHPEAVFGRPVEATVLDPANPYVLGPQLCCAASEAPLTETDLDLFGEPAGAIVGQLVAEGVLRKRPSGWYWTHRGRPEVDLRGTGGAPVSVVEAATGRLLGTVDHGSSHAMLHPGAVHLHQGVSYVVDDLDLEDAIALVHQEEPDWTTHARDVTNLSVVNVRSYMDAGPVGLFLGEVDVTNQVVSYQRRRLRSGEVIDTRPLDLPIRELRTVAVWFTVSPQALIAAGVAPSEFPGALHAAEHAGIGLLPLIATCDRWDIGGLSTANHADTEAPTVFVYDGHPGGAGFAERAYGTAAEWLGATREAIASCVCDSGCPSCVQSPKCGNGNNPLNKHDAVKVLETVLAHLPTTGNLAPR, from the coding sequence GTGCAATGCGTGACCTCCACCGCCTTCGGTCCCACCGAGCTGCTGCACCGGTTGCGGGCCCGGACGACCTTTTCGGCGGTGTCGCCGGTCACACACATCGAGCGGGTTCCCGCCCGTGAAGGCCGCACGGCACCGTGGCCCACCTGGACCGATCCGGCGGTTCGCGACGCCTTCACTGCACAGGGAGTCACTGCGCCCTGGGAGCATCAGGCAGCCGCGGCCACCCTCGCCCGAGAGGGCACACACGTCGTGCTGGCCACCGGGACGGCCTCGGGGAAATCCCTCGCCTACCAGCTGCCGGCAATCAATGCGCTCGCCGAGGACCCTAAGGCGACCGTGCTCTATCTGTCACCCACCAAAGCGCTGGCCGCCGACCAGTTGCGGGCCCTACGGCGACTCGGGCTGGACGGGATCCGGCCGGCCACCTTCGACGGGGACACCCCGCGTGAGGAGCGCGAGTGGATCCGGCAGCACTCCCGGTTCCTGCTCACCAACCCCGACATGCTGCACCACAGCCTGCTGCCCGGACACGGGCGCTGGGGCGTGTTCCTGCGGCGTCTGCGCTATGTGGTGATCGATGAGTGCCACACCTATCGGGGCGTGTTCGGGTCACACGTCGCGCACGTTCTTCGGCGACTGCGAAGGGCCACCGCGCGGTACGGGTCGTCGCCCACCTTCATCCTCGCCTCGGCCACGTCGGGTGATCCGGCCGGTTCCGCGTCACGATTGACCGGCCTTCCTGTGACAGCTGTCACTGAAGACGCTTCGCCTAGTGGGGCGGTGACGTTCGCCCTGTGGGAGCCGCCGTTGCTGCCGGTCTCTTCGGCTTCTTCGGTTTCTTCGCCCTCTTCGGCTTCTGAAGATCTTGAGGATGCTCCGCCGATCCGGCGATCAGCCCTGCGCGAAACCGCCGACCTGCTCACCGATTCCGTGATCGCCGGCACCCGGACGCTCGCCTTCATCCGGTCCCGGCGCGGAGCCGAAGTCGTCGCGTCACTCGCCCGGCAGTCACTGAACGAAGCCGTTCCCGGACTCGGCGACCGGGTCGCCGCCTACCGGGGCGGGTACCTGCGCGAGGACCGGCGGGCCATCGAACGCGCCCTGCTCTCCGGCGAACTACTCGGGCTCGCCTCCACCAACGCCCTCGAACTCGGCGTCGACCTGGCCGGGCTCGACGCCGTGCTGATCTGCGGGTACCCCGGCACCCGGGCGTCGCTGTGGCAGCAGGCCGGGCGGGCCGGACGTTCCGGGCAGGAAGCGCTCGCGGTCCTCATCGCCCGGGACGACCCGCTCGACACCTATCTCGTGCACCATCCCGAAGCCGTGTTCGGGCGACCCGTCGAAGCCACCGTCCTCGACCCGGCGAATCCGTACGTGCTCGGCCCGCAACTGTGCTGCGCCGCCTCCGAAGCGCCCCTCACCGAAACCGACCTCGACCTGTTCGGCGAACCCGCCGGCGCGATCGTGGGCCAGCTCGTCGCCGAGGGCGTTCTCCGGAAACGGCCGTCCGGGTGGTACTGGACCCATCGCGGCCGCCCCGAAGTCGACCTGCGCGGCACCGGCGGGGCCCCGGTCTCGGTCGTCGAAGCGGCCACCGGGCGGCTGCTCGGCACCGTCGACCATGGGTCGTCACACGCGATGCTGCACCCGGGGGCGGTCCACCTGCACCAAGGGGTGTCGTACGTGGTGGACGACCTCGACCTCGAAGACGCCATCGCCCTCGTGCACCAGGAGGAACCCGACTGGACCACGCACGCCCGGGACGTCACGAACCTGTCGGTGGTGAACGTCCGGTCGTACATGGACGCCGGTCCGGTCGGGCTCTTCCTCGGTGAAGTGGACGTGACCAACCAGGTCGTCTCCTACCAGCGGCGACGCCTGCGCAGTGGCGAGGTCATCGACACCCGGCCGCTGGACCTCCCGATCCGCGAACTGCGGACCGTCGCCGTCTGGTTCACCGTCTCGCCGCAGGCCCTGATCGCGGCCGGAGTCGCACCCAGCGAATTCCCCGGGGCGCTGCACGCCGCCGAACACGCCGGGATCGGCCTGCTGCCGCTGATCGCCACCTGCGACCGCTGGGACATCGGCGGCCTGTCCACCGCCAACCACGCCGATACCGAGGCACCGACGGTGTTCGTCTACGACGGGCACCCCGGCGGCGCCGGATTCGCCGAACGGGCCTACGGCACCGCGGCCGAATGGCTGGGCGCCACCCGGGAAGCGATCGCGTCCTGCGTCTGCGACAGCGGCTGTCCCTCCTGCGTGCAGTCCCCCAAGTGCGGCAACGGAAACAATCCACTCAACAAGCATGATGCGGTCAAAGTGCTCGAAACCGTGCTTGCTCATTTGCCCACAACCGGTAACCTCGCTCCCCGATGA
- a CDS encoding acyltransferase family protein, whose translation MTRSPMTREETPSSRAPGPRLAALDGLRLVAALAVAVYHLSVSWRIDGHSPPQHFLPNFSHLAIYGFLGVELFFLISGFVICMSSWRRGLGEFFVSRVGRLYPAYWVCILITAVVVGLFPVAGGVPVSGTPDLGEIAVNMTMLQEPLGVAMVDTVYWTLFVELRFYLLFAALVAFGLTYRRTVIFCAVWMAVAVIGPTVDSRIVDVVAIPEYAPYFIGGIAAFLVYKFGRSPLLFAIIGFAWLVSVKRVDDRVADVNPGFDVPTWPGFVIVTLSFAVVLVIALGWTDRIRWSWLTTAGVLTYPFYLLHQRIGYSFVRYTHEHTGLPAWLLITNAILLVLGLAWLVHRYAERPLSRWLRRVMRQAITDIRQISATETTEAAKAASGKAAATADPGAGTELGTAASPGAGTAVDQRRRNSPPDGRLQDASHH comes from the coding sequence ATGACACGCTCCCCGATGACCCGTGAAGAGACGCCGAGCAGCCGTGCGCCCGGGCCCCGTCTCGCGGCCCTCGACGGCCTGCGCCTGGTCGCCGCCCTGGCCGTCGCGGTCTACCACCTCAGCGTCTCGTGGCGCATCGACGGGCACAGCCCACCCCAGCACTTCCTGCCGAACTTCTCCCACCTGGCCATCTACGGCTTCCTCGGGGTGGAGCTGTTCTTCCTGATCAGCGGGTTCGTCATCTGCATGAGCAGCTGGCGGCGCGGGCTCGGAGAGTTCTTCGTCTCCCGGGTCGGCCGGCTCTACCCCGCCTATTGGGTCTGCATCCTGATCACCGCGGTCGTGGTCGGGTTGTTCCCGGTCGCCGGCGGCGTTCCCGTCTCCGGGACCCCGGACCTGGGCGAGATCGCAGTCAACATGACGATGCTGCAGGAACCGCTGGGCGTCGCCATGGTCGACACCGTTTACTGGACACTCTTCGTCGAACTTCGCTTCTACCTGCTGTTCGCCGCGCTCGTCGCGTTCGGTCTCACCTACCGCCGCACAGTGATCTTCTGCGCTGTCTGGATGGCCGTCGCGGTGATCGGGCCGACCGTGGACAGCCGGATCGTCGACGTCGTCGCCATCCCCGAATACGCGCCCTACTTCATCGGTGGCATCGCCGCGTTCCTGGTCTACAAGTTCGGCCGCTCACCGCTGCTCTTCGCGATCATCGGCTTCGCCTGGCTGGTCAGCGTCAAACGCGTCGACGACCGGGTCGCCGACGTCAATCCCGGCTTCGACGTACCGACCTGGCCCGGCTTCGTCATCGTCACGCTGTCCTTCGCGGTGGTCCTGGTCATCGCCCTCGGCTGGACCGACCGGATCCGCTGGAGCTGGCTCACCACCGCCGGAGTCCTCACCTACCCGTTCTATCTGCTGCACCAGCGGATCGGATACAGCTTCGTCCGCTACACCCACGAACACACCGGCCTGCCCGCCTGGCTCCTGATCACCAACGCGATCCTGCTGGTGCTGGGCTTGGCCTGGCTGGTCCACCGGTATGCGGAACGCCCACTGAGCCGCTGGCTCCGCCGAGTCATGCGCCAGGCCATCACCGACATCCGCCAGATCTCCGCCACCGAGACCACCGAAGCCGCCAAGGCCGCGTCCGGCAAGGCCGCGGCCACCGCCGACCCCGGGGCTGGCACCGAACTCGGCACCGCTGCCAGCCCCGGCGCTGGCACCGCCGTCGATCAGCGGCGGCGGAACTCACCGCCCGACGGGCGACTCCAGGACGCCTCCCACCACTGA
- a CDS encoding Rv3654c family TadE-like protein yields MRGLERDDRGAASVFVLAVGLVVVLVGVAGATVGAARVARHQAGNAADFGALAGAGHTIEGQAAACAVADRYVRANGARMTGCAVTGLEIVVRTSVRFGSFPAGAEAAARAGPVSSVVGGVLESPVGR; encoded by the coding sequence ATGCGTGGTCTGGAGCGGGATGACCGTGGGGCGGCTTCGGTCTTTGTCCTGGCGGTGGGGCTGGTGGTGGTCCTTGTGGGTGTGGCGGGAGCGACCGTCGGGGCCGCCCGGGTTGCTCGGCATCAGGCAGGGAACGCCGCCGACTTCGGGGCGCTTGCCGGTGCCGGGCACACCATCGAAGGGCAGGCGGCAGCCTGTGCCGTGGCGGACCGCTATGTGCGAGCGAACGGCGCCCGGATGACCGGCTGTGCCGTCACCGGGTTGGAGATCGTGGTCCGGACATCGGTGCGGTTCGGGAGCTTCCCGGCCGGTGCCGAGGCAGCGGCACGGGCCGGACCGGTGTCCTCAGTGGTGGGAGGCGTCCTGGAGTCGCCCGTCGGGCGGTGA
- a CDS encoding TadE family type IV pilus minor pilin, with translation MGGDRDRGAFTAELAAGLPALMLLLSFGMTAVSAIAIKMQCQDAAREAALAESRGEPPMDVAERIAPNGASIQVGGDGDSVTAEVLAPVRMLGWDLPGVVVRGYSVAAREPEQIGF, from the coding sequence ATCGGCGGCGACCGGGACCGGGGTGCCTTCACCGCTGAACTCGCGGCCGGGCTGCCGGCGCTCATGCTGCTGCTCAGTTTCGGGATGACCGCGGTGTCGGCGATCGCGATCAAGATGCAGTGCCAGGACGCGGCGCGGGAGGCGGCGTTGGCCGAGTCGCGTGGCGAGCCGCCCATGGACGTAGCGGAGCGGATCGCCCCGAACGGCGCCTCCATCCAGGTGGGCGGCGACGGAGACAGCGTCACCGCCGAGGTCCTGGCACCTGTCCGAATGCTCGGCTGGGACCTGCCCGGCGTCGTCGTCCGCGGCTATTCGGTGGCAGCCCGTGAGCCGGAGCAGATCGGTTTCTGA
- a CDS encoding DUF4244 domain-containing protein produces the protein MNTAEYAIGTVAAVAFAGVLLKVVTSGSVQAALNAVIGRALK, from the coding sequence ATGAACACCGCTGAGTACGCCATCGGCACGGTCGCCGCGGTGGCCTTCGCCGGTGTGCTGCTCAAAGTGGTGACGAGCGGCTCGGTGCAGGCGGCCCTCAACGCGGTGATCGGGCGGGCTCTGAAGTGA
- a CDS encoding type II secretion system F family protein has translation MPPRRSRPPKVPMKKEGQPRTRLVLALTSGLAVAGLIGTLWGVPVGMAAGVAVDRFLRRLEPAEVRRERAEVLADLPLGADLLAAALKGGTAVDSSIAAVAEALGGPLGARLQRTARSLRLGAAPGEAWSHLAGVPQADRLIAAAVRSSASGGALSGALERLARDLRSDRAVAAEAAAQRAGVLIVLPLGLCFLPAFLLAGLVPVLVAIVREVM, from the coding sequence ATGCCGCCGCGACGGTCTCGGCCGCCGAAGGTGCCGATGAAGAAGGAAGGGCAACCACGGACCCGGCTGGTGCTTGCGCTGACGAGCGGGCTGGCGGTGGCCGGACTGATCGGCACCCTGTGGGGTGTACCGGTCGGCATGGCAGCCGGTGTCGCGGTGGATCGCTTCCTCCGCCGGCTCGAACCGGCGGAGGTACGCCGGGAACGCGCCGAAGTGCTCGCTGACCTGCCACTCGGCGCGGACCTGCTGGCTGCCGCGCTGAAGGGCGGAACCGCGGTGGACAGTTCGATCGCCGCGGTCGCCGAAGCCCTGGGCGGGCCGCTCGGCGCCCGGCTGCAGCGGACCGCCCGGTCATTGCGGCTCGGGGCGGCACCGGGGGAGGCCTGGTCGCACCTGGCCGGGGTACCGCAAGCCGACCGGCTGATCGCTGCGGCCGTCCGGTCCAGCGCGAGCGGCGGTGCGCTGTCCGGTGCGCTTGAACGCCTCGCCCGTGACCTGCGCTCCGACCGTGCGGTGGCGGCCGAAGCCGCTGCCCAGCGGGCCGGTGTCCTGATCGTTCTGCCGCTCGGGCTGTGTTTCCTGCCGGCGTTCCTGCTGGCCGGACTCGTCCCGGTGCTGGTCGCGATCGTCCGGGAGGTGATGTGA
- a CDS encoding type II secretion system F family protein, producing the protein MAGVNWLLAALLIVAAVVAARPGSAARERLLGPRTWIDLPRIRRAAVSGGPRLAAVAVGIVTVAAGVLGGPVGAIVAAAYAGLGAHEWDRRMKRRRIETRRAADLDEIAHLVAELRAGIPPVIVAASRTGPADPDTEPLGLPGLGTGSLGLPDPGIGSLGLPGPGAGRSVSRGYEAARNGSAGPDARLERLTSAVWHLAERTGAPAADLLERIERDARAADRSARAAGAQAAGSQTTAVMLTALPVAGIGMGYLIGGDPLDVLLYTPWGAGCAIGALILQVAGLKWAQRLTAKVTA; encoded by the coding sequence GTGGCCGGTGTGAACTGGCTGCTCGCCGCGTTGTTGATCGTTGCGGCTGTCGTCGCGGCCCGGCCCGGGTCGGCGGCCCGGGAACGGCTCCTCGGCCCGCGTACCTGGATCGACCTGCCCCGGATACGCCGCGCGGCCGTGTCCGGCGGTCCACGGCTGGCTGCGGTGGCGGTCGGGATCGTCACCGTGGCGGCCGGAGTCCTCGGCGGGCCGGTCGGCGCGATCGTCGCCGCCGCCTACGCCGGGCTCGGTGCGCACGAATGGGATCGCCGGATGAAGCGCCGGCGGATCGAGACCCGGCGGGCTGCCGACCTGGACGAGATCGCCCACCTGGTGGCCGAGCTCCGCGCCGGCATCCCACCGGTGATCGTCGCCGCGTCCCGGACCGGTCCGGCCGACCCTGACACCGAGCCTCTCGGCCTCCCAGGCCTCGGCACTGGATCTCTCGGCCTCCCGGACCCCGGCATCGGATCTCTCGGCCTCCCGGGCCCCGGCGCGGGGCGATCCGTTTCGCGCGGGTATGAGGCGGCTCGAAACGGTTCAGCCGGGCCGGATGCTCGGCTTGAGCGGCTCACCTCGGCCGTCTGGCACCTCGCCGAGCGCACCGGTGCGCCCGCCGCCGACCTGCTCGAACGGATCGAGCGGGACGCCCGGGCGGCTGATCGTTCGGCTCGGGCCGCCGGTGCGCAGGCGGCCGGTTCCCAGACCACGGCTGTGATGCTCACCGCGCTGCCGGTGGCTGGGATCGGAATGGGCTATCTCATCGGCGGCGACCCGCTCGATGTGTTGCTCTACACGCCCTGGGGCGCCGGGTGCGCGATCGGAGCGTTGATCCTGCAGGTCGCCGGTCTGAAATGGGCCCAGCGGCTCACCGCGAAGGTGACGGCGTGA
- a CDS encoding TadA family conjugal transfer-associated ATPase, which yields MTITDEVRRRFAYEGTEATPAAVVTAVRRDKAVLGDTAVLRIAGQVRDELVGAGPLAPLLADPAVTDVLVNDLEVWIDRGAGLERAAVTFSDTGEVRRLAQRLVAACGRRLDDGQPYADARLPGGTRLHAVLPPVATSGPYLSLRTFRQRPFSLDDLIRYGTVTPAAATVLAAIVEARLAYLVTGGTGSGKTTLLATLLGMVPPTERIVLVEDAAELQPVHPHVVTLQARTANVEGAGAIGLTDLVRQALRMRPDRVVVGECRGPEIVDLLGALNTGHEGGAGTLHANAPGDVPARLEALGLLGGLPRAALHAQVVAALQVVLHVRRTSSGRHLDSIGVLQPTGPDRLATVIPAWHRDWGAGPGAGALAQLFRDRGITVPPPIVDLSNAGLAVAGLSNAGLSDDGWPV from the coding sequence ATGACGATCACCGACGAAGTGCGGAGACGATTCGCGTACGAGGGAACCGAAGCGACGCCGGCTGCCGTCGTCACCGCCGTCCGCCGCGACAAAGCGGTCCTCGGCGACACAGCAGTCCTCCGGATCGCCGGACAGGTGCGTGACGAACTCGTCGGCGCCGGGCCGCTGGCACCGCTGCTCGCCGATCCGGCCGTCACCGACGTGCTCGTGAACGACCTCGAAGTCTGGATCGACCGGGGTGCCGGACTGGAACGAGCCGCCGTCACCTTCAGCGACACCGGCGAAGTCCGCCGCCTCGCCCAGCGTCTCGTCGCGGCTTGCGGACGACGACTCGACGACGGGCAGCCGTACGCGGACGCCCGCCTCCCCGGCGGGACCCGGCTGCACGCGGTCCTGCCGCCGGTCGCCACCAGCGGCCCCTACCTGTCGCTGCGAACCTTCCGGCAGCGCCCGTTCAGCCTCGACGACCTGATCCGGTACGGCACGGTCACCCCCGCGGCAGCCACCGTGCTCGCGGCCATCGTGGAGGCGCGGCTGGCATACCTCGTCACCGGCGGCACCGGCAGCGGCAAGACGACCCTGTTGGCCACCCTGCTCGGGATGGTCCCGCCGACCGAACGGATCGTGCTCGTCGAAGACGCCGCCGAACTTCAGCCGGTCCACCCGCACGTCGTCACCCTTCAGGCCCGAACCGCCAACGTCGAAGGCGCCGGAGCCATCGGCCTCACCGACCTGGTCCGGCAGGCCCTACGGATGCGTCCCGACCGGGTCGTCGTCGGCGAATGCCGAGGCCCGGAGATCGTCGACCTGCTCGGTGCGCTCAACACCGGGCACGAGGGCGGGGCAGGGACACTGCACGCCAACGCGCCCGGCGATGTTCCGGCCCGGCTGGAAGCGCTCGGTCTGCTCGGTGGCCTGCCCCGGGCCGCCCTGCACGCCCAGGTGGTGGCGGCGTTGCAGGTCGTGTTGCACGTTCGGCGTACGAGTTCGGGCCGTCACCTGGACTCCATCGGTGTCCTCCAGCCCACCGGCCCGGACCGGCTGGCAACCGTGATCCCGGCATGGCATCGGGACTGGGGTGCCGGGCCGGGCGCCGGCGCCCTGGCTCAGCTCTTCCGGGACCGCGGTATCACGGTGCCGCCCCCGATCGTCGACCTCTCGAATGCCGGCCTCGCGGTTGCAGGTCTCTCGAATGCCGGTCTCTCGGATGACGGGTGGCCGGTGTGA